One region of Saprospiraceae bacterium genomic DNA includes:
- the avd gene encoding diversity-generating retroelement protein Avd encodes MQEKETVVTHTYDLLLYLVPRLVKFPRHQKFVLADRIQNLLTDILQMLVEAYFSRAEAKKHILQRVNLELEKLRYLVRLAKDLHCLDLRRYEYVQDKINNIGAQVGAWLKSLP; translated from the coding sequence ATGCAAGAAAAAGAAACCGTCGTCACCCATACCTATGACCTCCTCCTTTACCTCGTGCCGCGATTGGTCAAATTTCCGCGTCACCAAAAATTTGTGCTCGCCGACCGCATTCAAAACCTGCTGACCGACATCCTGCAAATGCTTGTCGAAGCATATTTCTCTCGCGCCGAGGCCAAAAAGCACATCCTGCAGCGTGTCAATCTCGAACTGGAAAAACTCCGCTATCTCGTTCGATTGGCCAAAGACCTCCACTGCCTCGATTTGCGCCGCTACGAATATGTGCAGGACAAAATCAACAACATCGGCGCTCAAGTCGGTGCTTGGCTCAAAAGTCTGCCATGA
- a CDS encoding DNA gyrase/topoisomerase IV subunit A: MAKQKRDNSTPPTTSHNHEDTVITLSGMYQNYFLDYASYVILERAVPAIEDGLKPVQRRILHAMYEQHDGRYHKVANLIGQTMQFHPHGDAAIGDALVNMGQKELLIDCQGNWGDYRTGDNAAAPRYIEARLTKFALDVAFNHDTTVWQLSYDGRKREPVTLPMKFPLVLAHGVEGIAVGLSTKILPHNFIEIIKASIACLKGRKSELIPDFPTGGMIDASSYNGGTRGGKVRVRARIKEEDKKTLHVTEIPFGVTTADLMESIVKANEKGQIKIKKVTDKTAANVDVEIELLPGTSPDVTIDALYAFTDCEVSISPNCCVIVDNKPLFTDVNELLRISTENTKELLRMELEILKHDLEEKLHFSSLEKIFIENRIYRDIEECETWEAVISTIDVGLKKYVITPSEAGFSKETKKIKLLRDVTEDDIVRLTEIRIKRISKYNSFKADEEIAKLNEELEQTKHHLAHLTEYAIDYFENLLAKHGKGRERRTEIAQFDTIQATAVVANNAKLYVNRADGFIGYGLKKDEFVQDCSDIDDIIVFRRDGVMKVVKIGDKTFVGKDIVHVAVWKKNDERTTYNMAYVDGKSGRTYVKRFNVTAITRDKEYQLGSDAKNSKLLYLTVNPNGESEVVTVTLSPGSTAKIKVFDYDFGELAIKGRDSQGNILTKYPVKQIRQKEVGKSTIGAQKLWFDDITGRLNTQERGHLLGEFDTGDSLFILYNDGSYEVTDTDVQQRFEMKEILTLCKLTPDLVVNAVHFDGHKGWTMVKRFRIETNKLKERFSFLTDHPKSKLLFASVKENPRIKYTLKIKGKAMTGEVSLGDFMDVKGWKAVGNRLSDQMLGGVKEIEAGEVSRKSVPAQTESAPAQQASLFGEEEELSRNTAPAEKPDEKEAGDKKTYKAGDTIEFD, encoded by the coding sequence ATGGCAAAGCAAAAACGCGACAACTCCACGCCCCCCACCACCTCGCACAATCACGAGGACACCGTCATCACCCTCTCAGGGATGTACCAGAATTACTTTCTGGACTACGCTTCCTACGTCATTCTCGAACGCGCCGTGCCAGCCATCGAGGACGGCCTCAAGCCTGTGCAGCGCCGCATCCTGCACGCTATGTACGAGCAGCACGACGGGCGCTACCACAAAGTCGCCAACCTTATCGGCCAGACGATGCAGTTCCATCCGCACGGCGACGCGGCCATCGGCGATGCGCTCGTGAATATGGGCCAGAAGGAGTTGCTCATTGATTGCCAAGGCAACTGGGGCGATTACCGCACGGGCGATAACGCCGCCGCGCCGCGCTACATCGAGGCACGCTTGACAAAATTTGCCCTCGACGTGGCGTTCAACCACGACACCACGGTGTGGCAACTCAGTTACGACGGTCGCAAACGCGAACCCGTGACGTTGCCCATGAAATTCCCGCTCGTGCTGGCGCATGGGGTGGAGGGCATCGCGGTGGGTTTGAGCACCAAGATTTTGCCGCACAATTTTATCGAAATCATCAAGGCGAGCATCGCGTGTTTGAAAGGCCGGAAGTCGGAGTTGATTCCCGATTTCCCCACGGGCGGCATGATTGACGCTTCGAGCTACAACGGCGGCACGCGCGGCGGCAAAGTGCGTGTCCGCGCCCGCATCAAAGAGGAAGACAAAAAAACGCTCCACGTCACAGAAATACCTTTCGGTGTCACCACTGCCGACTTGATGGAGAGCATCGTGAAGGCCAACGAAAAAGGCCAAATCAAAATCAAAAAAGTGACAGACAAGACGGCGGCCAATGTGGATGTGGAAATCGAACTGCTGCCCGGCACCAGCCCCGACGTGACGATTGACGCGCTCTACGCCTTCACCGATTGCGAGGTCAGCATCAGTCCCAACTGCTGCGTCATCGTGGACAACAAACCCCTGTTCACCGACGTGAACGAGTTGCTCCGCATCTCCACCGAAAACACGAAGGAACTGCTGCGGATGGAGTTGGAAATCCTGAAACACGATTTGGAGGAAAAACTTCATTTTTCCTCGCTGGAAAAGATTTTTATCGAAAACCGCATCTACCGCGACATCGAGGAGTGCGAGACTTGGGAGGCCGTCATTTCGACCATTGACGTGGGTTTGAAAAAATACGTCATCACGCCATCGGAAGCGGGTTTTTCAAAAGAAACAAAGAAAATCAAGTTGCTGCGCGACGTGACGGAAGACGACATCGTGCGCCTCACCGAAATCCGTATCAAGCGCATTTCCAAGTACAACTCCTTCAAGGCCGACGAGGAAATCGCCAAACTGAACGAGGAACTCGAACAGACCAAGCACCATCTCGCGCACCTCACGGAGTATGCCATTGATTATTTTGAAAACTTGTTGGCAAAACACGGCAAAGGCCGCGAGCGCCGCACCGAAATCGCCCAGTTCGACACTATCCAGGCGACGGCGGTGGTGGCGAACAACGCCAAACTTTACGTCAACCGCGCCGACGGCTTCATCGGTTATGGCCTCAAAAAGGACGAGTTCGTGCAAGATTGCTCCGACATTGACGACATCATCGTGTTCCGCCGCGACGGGGTGATGAAGGTGGTGAAAATCGGCGACAAAACCTTCGTCGGCAAAGACATCGTGCACGTCGCCGTTTGGAAGAAAAACGACGAGCGCACCACTTACAACATGGCCTACGTGGACGGCAAATCGGGGCGCACCTACGTCAAGCGTTTCAACGTGACGGCCATCACCCGCGACAAGGAATATCAACTCGGCTCTGACGCGAAGAACTCCAAGTTGCTCTACCTCACGGTGAACCCCAACGGCGAGAGCGAGGTCGTGACCGTGACGCTCAGCCCGGGCAGCACGGCGAAAATTAAAGTGTTCGACTACGATTTTGGGGAACTGGCCATTAAAGGCCGCGACTCGCAGGGCAATATTTTGACCAAATACCCGGTGAAACAAATCCGCCAAAAAGAGGTCGGCAAGAGCACCATCGGCGCGCAAAAACTGTGGTTCGACGACATCACGGGCCGCCTCAACACGCAGGAGCGCGGCCATCTGCTGGGAGAATTCGACACGGGCGACAGCCTTTTCATCCTCTACAACGACGGCTCCTACGAAGTGACCGACACCGACGTGCAGCAGCGATTCGAGATGAAAGAAATCCTCACGCTCTGCAAACTCACGCCCGACCTTGTGGTGAACGCCGTCCACTTCGACGGCCACAAGGGCTGGACGATGGTGAAGCGTTTCCGCATCGAGACCAACAAACTCAAAGAACGCTTCTCCTTTCTCACCGACCACCCGAAGTCGAAACTGCTTTTCGCTTCCGTCAAGGAAAACCCGCGCATCAAGTACACCTTGAAAATAAAGGGCAAAGCCATGACGGGCGAGGTATCGCTTGGCGACTTCATGGACGTGAAAGGTTGGAAAGCCGTCGGCAACCGCCTCAGCGACCAGATGCTTGGCGGGGTGAAGGAAATCGAGGCGGGCGAGGTAAGCCGGAAGTCTGTTCCGGCTCAAACTGAATCGGCACCGGCGCAACAGGCCAGCCTTTTTGGCGAGGAAGAGGAATTAAGCCGGAACACCGCTCCGGCAGAAAAACCCGACGAGAAAGAGGCTGGCGACAAGAAGACGTATAAGGCGGGGGATACGATTGAGTTTGATTGA
- a CDS encoding DinB family protein, which produces MKRPKKGEYAPFHETYLKVVPSRGTARSLLKKTFKEFQQLMNGLPAEMGDYAYAPGKWTIKQLLIHLIDSERVFSYRILSFMRGDRIALPGFNQDIWMEEVDVSKRSIKDLMKEWKTVRDNTLFLLQQCSEEQSKFLGTAAGWKVTPRALFYVIVGHQIHHTNVLKDKYLAPPTT; this is translated from the coding sequence ATGAAACGACCAAAAAAAGGTGAGTACGCCCCTTTTCACGAGACCTATTTGAAAGTGGTACCCTCGCGTGGGACCGCGCGGAGCTTGCTGAAAAAAACCTTCAAGGAGTTCCAGCAGCTGATGAACGGGCTGCCGGCGGAAATGGGCGATTACGCCTACGCTCCGGGCAAATGGACCATCAAGCAGCTGCTGATACATCTGATTGATTCCGAGCGCGTGTTCTCCTATCGCATCCTGTCCTTCATGCGTGGCGACCGCATCGCCCTGCCGGGATTCAATCAGGATATTTGGATGGAGGAGGTGGACGTGTCGAAACGCAGCATCAAGGACTTGATGAAAGAATGGAAAACCGTGCGCGACAACACGCTTTTTCTCTTGCAGCAATGCAGCGAGGAACAGTCAAAATTCCTTGGCACGGCGGCGGGCTGGAAGGTGACGCCCCGTGCGTTGTTCTACGTCATCGTCGGCCATCAAATTCACCACACCAACGTGTTGAAAGATAAGTACCTTGCGCCGCCTACCACCTGA
- a CDS encoding fatty acid desaturase encodes MRTLGEIHDPVFHEKDYNAIERFFLRFIRDKRDLPFVFLCLKIVFSIIPVSIAIFFAEGIYWWALAAVFVGLQVLLLGPFILMLHNTSHNPFFKREYALSNRIIPWGLCPFMGQTPDTYFSHHIGMHHAENNLALDTSSTMRYQRDSFADFLKYFFRFFFIGIVELARYLRLKNKRSFLKRAVVGEIAFLAACITLAWFDWPSTVVVFVVPLVIVRFLMMTGNWAQHAFVASHAPENNYLNSITCINNAYNKQCFNDGYHIGHHLRPHLHWTEMPKDFVNNTDKYAANKALVFEGVDYNQIWAMLMLRRYDKLADHLVNIHGMYASKEEAMALMMERTRKFEN; translated from the coding sequence ATGCGAACATTAGGCGAAATCCACGACCCTGTTTTTCACGAAAAGGACTACAATGCCATCGAACGTTTTTTCCTCCGCTTCATCCGGGACAAACGGGACTTGCCCTTCGTGTTCCTGTGCCTGAAAATCGTGTTTTCCATCATTCCCGTTTCCATAGCAATTTTTTTTGCGGAAGGCATCTACTGGTGGGCGCTCGCCGCAGTCTTTGTGGGCTTGCAAGTGCTCTTGTTGGGGCCTTTTATCCTGATGCTTCACAACACGAGCCACAATCCCTTCTTCAAAAGAGAGTACGCACTGAGCAATCGAATCATCCCTTGGGGCTTGTGTCCTTTCATGGGGCAAACGCCCGACACCTATTTTAGCCATCACATAGGGATGCACCATGCGGAGAACAATCTTGCGCTTGACACCAGCTCGACGATGCGCTATCAGCGCGACAGTTTTGCCGACTTTCTGAAGTATTTTTTTCGCTTCTTTTTCATCGGCATCGTGGAACTCGCCCGCTACCTTCGGCTCAAAAACAAGCGGTCTTTCTTGAAAAGAGCAGTGGTCGGCGAAATCGCGTTCCTTGCCGCCTGCATCACGCTGGCTTGGTTCGACTGGCCATCCACGGTAGTTGTCTTTGTGGTGCCGTTGGTCATTGTGCGTTTCTTGATGATGACGGGCAACTGGGCACAACACGCTTTCGTGGCATCGCACGCGCCCGAAAACAACTACCTCAACAGCATCACTTGCATCAACAACGCCTACAACAAACAGTGTTTCAACGACGGCTACCACATCGGGCACCATCTGCGGCCCCACCTCCACTGGACTGAAATGCCCAAGGATTTTGTGAACAACACCGACAAGTACGCTGCGAACAAAGCACTTGTTTTTGAAGGGGTTGACTACAACCAGATATGGGCCATGCTGATGCTTCGGCGCTATGATAAGTTGGCCGACCACTTGGTCAACATACACGGGATGTACGCCTCCAAAGAGGAGGCCATGGCGCTGATGATGGAACGGACAAGAAAATTTGAAAACTAA